The Budorcas taxicolor isolate Tak-1 chromosome 25, Takin1.1, whole genome shotgun sequence genome includes a region encoding these proteins:
- the LOC128069071 gene encoding upstream-binding factor 1-like protein 1: protein MAMPKSQDDWSKEDIVQLLESMEKNIPSNDRHTFKATQSVMDWGKVAFKDFSGEMCKLKWLEISYNLRKFRTLKDLVLEAKENVNNFKSKKHKKHPDLPKKPLTAYLRFFKEMRPQYLQKHPKMSNQELTKVLSEEYRKLPEQLRLKYSQDFQKEKQEFQEKMALFREQHPDLVRNSKKPDVPKRSQSKVPKKFQENVQKVKSTPENHLPMKSKFHGEPEKPPMNGYHKFHRDLWSSRELKVVPPRERMVEISRRWQRVPQDRKELYKKQAEELQTQYKVDLDLWLRTLSPEEYAAYREATCAKCKNMSMMGGPNPKIRRMGLQSPSSGNLQERLREDQGLQASKSESSDMIGEHSPASGRSEENEEDAEEDATDSSDQCREDEGCGFESSGDEGEDCDVESTVCNSPS from the coding sequence ATGGCAATGCCTAAAAGTCAAGATGACTGGTCCAAGGAAGACATTGTGCAGTTACTGGAAAGTATGGAGAAAAATATTCCATCCAATGACAGGCACACGTTCAAAGCAACCCAGTCAGTGATGGACTGGGGCAAAGtagcttttaaagatttttctgggGAAATGTGCAAACTCAAATGGTTAGAGATTTCCTATAACTTGAGAAAGTTTCGCACTTTGAAAGATTTAGTCCTGGAAGCTAAGGAAAACGTTaataatttcaaaagcaaaaaacaCAAGAAACATCCTGATTTACCCAAGAAGCCCCTGACAGCTTACCTTCgcttttttaaagagatgagacCTCAGTACCTCCAAAAACACCCCAAGATGAGCAACCAGGAGCTGACCAAAGTTCTGTCTGAGGAATACAGGAAGCTGCCAGAACAGCTCAGGCTGAAATACAGTCAAGatttccagaaagagaaacaggagTTTCAGGAGAAAATGGCTCTGTTCAGAGAACAACACCCTGATCTAGTCCGGAACTCCAAGAAACCTGATGTCCCCAAACGAAGTCAAAGCAAAGTGCCAAAGAAGTTTCAGGAAAATGTCCAAAAAGTGAAGTCTACCCCAGAAAACCATTTACCCATGAAATCGAAATTCCACGGAGAGCCCGAGAAGCCCCCGATGAATGGCTATCACAAGTTCCACCGGGATCTCTGGTCGAGCAGGGAGCTGAAAGTGGTGCCCCCGAGGGAGCGCATGGTGGAGATCAGTAGACGCTGGCAGCGCGTCCCCCAGGACCGGAAGGAGCTTTATAAGAAGCAGGCGGAGGAACTGCAGACACAGTACAAGGTGGACCTTGATCTCTGGCTCAGGACTCTGTCTCCTGAAGAGTATGCTGCTTACAGAGAGGCGACCTGTGCTAAGTGTAAGAACATGAGCATGATGGGGGGCCCGAACCCCAAGATTAGAAGGATGGGTCTGCAGTCCCCATCATCAGGGAATTTGCAAGAAAGGCTTAGGGAGGACCAGGGGCTTCAGGCTTCAAAGTCAGAATCATCAGACATGATTGGAGAACATTCTCCTGCCTCAGGGAGATcagaagaaaatgaggaagatgCAGAGGAGGATGCCACTGACTCCTCAGACCAGTGCAGAGAAGATGAAGGCTGTGGATTTGAAAGCAGTGGGGATGAAGGTGAAGATTGTGATGTTGAGAGCACTGTCTGTAACTCACCTTCCTAA